The following coding sequences lie in one Treponema socranskii subsp. buccale genomic window:
- a CDS encoding ABC transporter substrate-binding protein, producing MKKIILLVICFVLFTGCTKEDNTKSRAKITVQDYASRIVTLDKPAEKIIVMGDNAFVVVKQLNAIDKVIALDSKTKGFWNLYLMSKTNPEVADLPDVGKTKNPNYEYIISLKPDLILFKGNKDAADTLQNKTGIPVASIISKPGYDFEIYNIIGKLLNKEKEAKKVIEELTAKKQFLETKLKNVLKSDRKSAYIVVQNSKNNLFWTHKNNLSLDMASIVNVAINASRVDEWGFAEISKEEFINWNPDFIYIDYPASEKSISKQAIIDDEAFRFAESVNRGNIFYTHSLAAPKDYVYIIAEAYYYARNAYPNIISEKDYKDAINDIFEKTYGIKDYYEDWKKSLH from the coding sequence ATGAAAAAAATAATATTATTGGTTATCTGTTTTGTTTTATTTACCGGATGTACAAAGGAAGATAATACAAAATCAAGAGCAAAGATCACAGTACAAGATTATGCAAGTCGAATCGTAACTCTTGATAAGCCTGCTGAAAAAATTATCGTTATGGGTGATAATGCATTTGTTGTTGTAAAACAACTGAATGCTATAGATAAAGTTATAGCACTGGATTCTAAAACTAAAGGCTTCTGGAATTTGTATCTGATGTCTAAAACCAATCCCGAAGTTGCAGATTTACCGGACGTTGGAAAAACAAAGAATCCGAATTACGAATATATAATTTCGCTTAAACCTGATTTAATTCTGTTTAAGGGAAATAAAGATGCTGCCGATACTCTTCAGAATAAAACAGGAATTCCTGTTGCTTCTATTATCTCTAAACCAGGATATGATTTTGAAATTTATAATATAATTGGGAAATTATTAAACAAAGAGAAAGAAGCAAAGAAGGTTATCGAAGAACTTACAGCCAAAAAGCAATTTCTTGAAACTAAACTCAAAAATGTTTTAAAATCTGATAGAAAATCTGCATATATCGTAGTACAGAATTCAAAGAATAACTTATTTTGGACCCATAAAAATAATCTGTCTTTAGATATGGCATCTATAGTTAATGTTGCTATAAACGCAAGCAGAGTTGATGAATGGGGCTTTGCCGAGATTTCTAAAGAAGAATTTATAAATTGGAATCCTGATTTTATATATATAGATTATCCCGCTTCTGAAAAATCAATTTCAAAGCAAGCTATAATTGATGATGAAGCGTTCCGATTTGCAGAATCTGTAAATCGTGGAAACATTTTCTATACTCATTCCTTAGCAGCCCCTAAAGATTATGTTTATATAATTGCCGAAGCATATTATTATGCAAGAAATGCATATCCAAATATTATTTCAGAAAAAGATTATAAGGATGCTATAAACGATATATTTGAAAAAACATACGGAATAAAAGATTATTATGAAGACTGGAAGAAATCACTTCATTAG
- a CDS encoding TPM domain-containing protein, with protein MVLNRTAAGTFRISKIVILTSLIKFFRPTALLCFLSMMTAFRLAALDVPPLTGRVVDNAGLLSSSEKEELSSCLESLEDTTGAQIAVLTVATLAGDSLESFGIRVADEWKLGRKGEDDGAILIVALAERKIRIEVGYGLEDKLTDMKCGLIIRNVIAPYFQNGDYGGGIAAGVKNMVGIVAGDEELVSKRVADETLPTDVIPIAAFIIFFLINVLFAMISARYNRRYPSSRISRSTFGSGFFSSSSGGGFSSGGSSGGFSGGGGGFGGGGASGGW; from the coding sequence ATGGTACTGAATCGAACGGCTGCCGGAACATTTCGAATTTCGAAAATCGTAATCTTAACTTCGTTGATAAAATTTTTCCGTCCGACGGCGCTTTTGTGTTTTCTTTCGATGATGACGGCTTTCCGACTTGCGGCGCTCGACGTTCCCCCGCTCACCGGCCGCGTCGTCGACAATGCGGGCCTTTTGAGCTCTTCGGAAAAAGAAGAGCTTTCGTCCTGTCTCGAATCGCTCGAAGATACTACCGGCGCGCAAATCGCGGTTTTGACCGTCGCAACGCTTGCAGGCGATTCGCTCGAATCGTTCGGCATCAGAGTTGCGGACGAGTGGAAGCTCGGGCGAAAAGGTGAAGACGACGGCGCGATCCTTATCGTTGCGCTTGCCGAGCGCAAGATACGCATCGAAGTCGGCTACGGTCTCGAAGACAAACTCACCGATATGAAGTGCGGCCTTATCATACGGAACGTCATCGCGCCGTATTTTCAAAACGGCGACTACGGCGGAGGTATTGCCGCAGGCGTAAAGAATATGGTCGGAATCGTTGCCGGCGATGAAGAACTCGTTTCGAAGCGCGTTGCGGACGAAACACTGCCTACCGATGTGATTCCCATCGCCGCGTTTATCATCTTCTTTTTGATCAATGTGCTGTTTGCGATGATAAGCGCTCGTTACAACAGACGATATCCTTCAAGCAGGATCTCCCGTTCGACTTTCGGAAGCGGTTTTTTTTCATCGAGTTCAGGCGGAGGCTTTTCAAGCGGCGGTTCTTCCGGAGGCTTTTCGGGCGGAGGCGGAGGTTTCGGCGGAGGCGGCGCTTCCGGCGGCTGGTAA
- a CDS encoding FecCD family ABC transporter permease, which translates to MIGLIVIAGASLIFFPTKLNFLMEKNKLLHVITKIRLPEIMIAIAAGACLGLAGALMQIILNNPLASPFTLGISAASAFGAALAICLELYYGIAWLNPSIFAFIFSITSIVLLMLIITFSGVSQKNIILVGLAVNFFFNAANTFLQYYATPDAVYQITFWTTGSLTTAVLKHSAILFSVLTISLIVSLLFSKDLGIIQQGERNAVMHGVNVSFERILFLILCSLLASITVSIVGIIGFIGLVAPHISRLLGLESPKLLIISSMLAGALLLISADIISKTVLNPIILPISAVTSLFGIPLLLFLLIAKRKNQR; encoded by the coding sequence TTGATAGGTCTTATTGTAATAGCTGGGGCTTCACTTATTTTTTTTCCAACAAAACTTAACTTTTTGATGGAAAAAAATAAACTGCTCCATGTTATAACAAAGATTCGCCTTCCGGAAATAATGATTGCTATAGCTGCCGGAGCGTGTCTTGGTCTTGCAGGTGCATTAATGCAGATTATTCTTAACAATCCGCTTGCTTCTCCATTTACTTTAGGAATATCTGCCGCTTCTGCTTTTGGAGCAGCACTGGCAATTTGTCTTGAATTATATTATGGAATAGCATGGTTGAATCCGAGTATTTTTGCATTCATATTTTCGATTACTTCGATAGTTCTGCTGATGCTGATAATTACTTTTTCAGGGGTTAGTCAAAAAAATATCATTTTAGTTGGACTTGCTGTGAATTTTTTCTTTAATGCAGCTAATACATTTCTACAGTATTATGCAACACCGGATGCCGTATATCAGATTACTTTCTGGACAACCGGTTCATTAACAACAGCCGTTTTAAAACATTCCGCGATTCTATTTTCAGTATTGACTATATCTTTAATAGTATCACTTCTTTTCTCAAAAGATTTAGGGATTATCCAACAGGGAGAACGAAATGCTGTTATGCATGGAGTCAATGTAAGTTTTGAGAGAATTTTATTTTTAATATTATGCTCATTGCTGGCTTCTATCACAGTCTCAATAGTAGGAATTATTGGATTTATCGGGCTTGTTGCACCGCATATTTCGAGATTACTTGGACTTGAATCGCCAAAGCTTCTTATTATATCTTCAATGCTGGCAGGAGCTTTGCTTTTAATCAGTGCTGATATTATCTCTAAAACGGTTTTGAATCCTATAATTTTGCCTATTAGTGCGGTAACATCGCTGTTCGGAATACCTTTGCTTCTGTTTTTGTTAATTGCTAAAAGGAAAAACCAAAGATGA
- the hrpB gene encoding ATP-dependent helicase HrpB — MYVYPDLINQLPITPHLDDICVSLKSSRSHSLILTAETGAGKSTALPLALLNHFSGKIIMLEPRRIAALSVASRVSTLLGEEVGETAGYVMRLESRVSEATRFTVMTEAVLTRMLQDDLLLDGVSVVVLDEFHERSVQADLALAFLKETLPLRDDLYVVVMSATIDTASLSSYLAAGDEAAPVFTVPGRQFPVDVEYAGALLPSDAVMRELRKRDGGSILVFLPGIADIRKTAAELERESVDADILLLHSSIDFDKQKKVLSPPDGFSRRRVILSSSIAETSLSVPGVSVVIDSGLARINRMNVAAGMEMLVTETESVFSAEQRKGRAGRMQRGRCVRLWRENDVRVAETTPEIARTDLTELVLECAERGVYRRDALSWLTPPSAAAWKSAQKLLIALGCLTAENKTDAENSVRITSLGKAALTLGLHPRLACVALSALSFGNACKSADKKSGISKKERGGLASCAEAALQCVLAYSPYADSPAALQNRFFSDLVKRLAKCAYRFPDLCGNSGSEDSSDVTAAVLLLAGFPDRIAHLEGDGTYRFPSGRVASLPKKERDAFRVFSEWIVAPVVDAGEKEGRIYRWEALSAEEAEAWLSVRSETYTETEFAEGTYSLRKTEYTCFGKIVLAERRVAVQDGDFAYAVCRAVEKNGIARLPFGEKTKAFLARARFYETHTRAFRTVDDGSAVSVVGTYTIAKSSEENLIKTVREWLPPFLTGTTLRENAVYDALYYYLDGAKVDKNVPQTIVLANGKFCTLLYDTAAEGIIRPTIEIIVQKIFGCFETPRVMGVPVLFKLLSPARRPLQITDDLAGFWSGAWPEICKEMKGRYPKHNWDYRAVERE, encoded by the coding sequence GTGTACGTTTATCCCGATCTTATTAATCAGCTGCCGATTACACCGCATCTGGACGATATCTGCGTCTCTCTCAAATCTTCCCGCTCTCATTCTCTCATACTTACGGCGGAAACAGGTGCGGGAAAATCGACTGCGCTTCCGCTCGCGCTTCTCAATCACTTTTCGGGGAAAATTATTATGCTCGAACCGCGGAGGATTGCCGCTCTTTCCGTCGCATCGCGGGTTTCGACGCTGCTCGGAGAGGAGGTCGGGGAAACCGCAGGTTATGTGATGCGCCTCGAATCGAGAGTATCGGAGGCTACGCGCTTTACCGTTATGACGGAAGCCGTTTTGACGCGCATGCTGCAGGATGATTTGCTTTTGGACGGCGTTTCCGTCGTCGTCCTCGATGAATTTCACGAGCGATCCGTGCAGGCCGATCTCGCGCTTGCATTTTTAAAAGAGACGCTGCCACTTCGTGACGATTTATACGTCGTCGTCATGTCGGCGACGATCGATACGGCATCGCTGTCGTCGTATCTCGCAGCCGGAGATGAAGCTGCACCGGTGTTTACCGTACCCGGCCGTCAATTTCCGGTCGATGTCGAATACGCAGGTGCCCTGCTTCCGTCGGATGCGGTGATGCGGGAATTGAGGAAGCGGGATGGGGGAAGCATCCTCGTGTTTCTTCCAGGTATAGCCGATATTCGAAAAACCGCGGCGGAACTCGAACGCGAAAGTGTCGACGCGGATATTTTGCTTTTGCACAGTTCGATCGATTTCGACAAACAGAAAAAAGTGCTCTCCCCTCCGGACGGCTTTTCTCGACGCCGTGTTATTTTATCGTCGTCGATCGCGGAGACATCTCTTTCTGTTCCCGGCGTGAGCGTTGTCATCGATTCGGGTTTGGCAAGAATCAATCGTATGAACGTCGCCGCCGGTATGGAGATGCTCGTCACCGAAACCGAAAGCGTCTTTTCGGCGGAGCAGCGGAAGGGCAGAGCGGGGCGTATGCAGCGCGGCCGATGTGTGCGCTTGTGGCGCGAAAACGATGTGCGCGTTGCAGAGACGACTCCCGAAATAGCCCGTACCGATTTAACGGAGCTCGTGCTCGAATGTGCCGAACGCGGCGTTTACAGGCGCGATGCGCTTTCATGGCTCACGCCTCCGAGCGCTGCCGCTTGGAAGAGCGCACAAAAATTATTAATTGCGCTCGGCTGTTTGACTGCGGAAAACAAGACGGATGCGGAAAATTCCGTGCGTATCACTTCACTCGGCAAAGCCGCTCTCACACTCGGTCTGCACCCGCGCCTTGCCTGCGTTGCGCTTTCGGCACTCAGCTTCGGAAACGCCTGCAAAAGCGCAGATAAAAAAAGCGGGATATCGAAAAAAGAGCGCGGCGGCCTTGCGTCCTGTGCCGAAGCGGCGCTTCAATGCGTGCTCGCGTACTCTCCTTATGCGGATTCTCCGGCCGCCTTGCAAAACCGTTTTTTTTCCGATCTTGTAAAGCGGCTTGCAAAATGCGCATACCGTTTTCCCGATCTGTGCGGAAACTCCGGCTCGGAGGACTCGAGCGATGTTACCGCCGCCGTTTTGCTGCTTGCAGGATTTCCCGACCGCATTGCGCATTTGGAAGGGGACGGTACGTATCGATTTCCTTCCGGTCGTGTCGCATCCCTTCCTAAAAAGGAGCGTGACGCTTTTCGCGTGTTTTCCGAGTGGATCGTCGCGCCCGTCGTGGATGCGGGAGAAAAGGAAGGCCGTATCTATCGATGGGAAGCGCTTTCTGCGGAAGAAGCGGAAGCATGGCTTTCGGTACGGAGCGAAACGTATACGGAAACGGAATTTGCGGAAGGGACTTATTCGCTTCGAAAAACCGAATACACTTGTTTCGGAAAAATCGTATTGGCGGAAAGACGCGTCGCCGTGCAGGATGGAGATTTTGCATACGCCGTGTGCCGTGCAGTCGAAAAGAACGGTATCGCAAGGCTTCCGTTCGGTGAAAAGACGAAAGCGTTTTTAGCGCGTGCGCGTTTTTATGAAACGCATACGAGAGCCTTCCGCACAGTCGACGACGGTTCTGCGGTAAGCGTTGTCGGTACGTATACGATCGCAAAGTCGTCCGAAGAAAATTTAATAAAAACCGTACGCGAATGGCTCCCGCCTTTTTTGACGGGAACTACGCTCCGCGAAAACGCGGTATACGATGCGCTTTATTATTATCTTGACGGAGCGAAGGTCGATAAGAATGTGCCGCAAACGATTGTGCTCGCGAATGGAAAATTCTGTACGCTTTTATACGATACGGCCGCGGAAGGAATTATTCGACCGACGATCGAAATAATCGTCCAGAAGATTTTCGGCTGTTTTGAAACGCCCCGCGTTATGGGTGTGCCGGTGCTTTTCAAACTGCTTTCTCCCGCGAGACGCCCGCTTCAAATTACCGACGATCTTGCAGGTTTTTGGAGCGGCGCGTGGCCGGAAATCTGCAAAGAGATGAAAGGCCGATATCCGAAACACAACTGGGATTACCGCGCCGTCGAGAGGGAATAA
- a CDS encoding ABC transporter ATP-binding protein — translation MSNICEVSHISFGYLPDKNILSDVSFEIKGGEIVGILGKNGCGKSTLLNIITGFLPEYSGSLIVKGKDIKCYSNKERACTMSYIQQNKITVPDYYFVEDFIIEGRRPFRPFGFYTKEDYDLSDKILDECNLQDYRKRFLKELSGGEVQRCVFARAIMKQSDFFLFDEPCSAMDIKYQKEFFSIANDVRQNLNAAILLTIHDINLAVNYCDRLIILNHGNIIYDGNALSVTSDIISKAFDTNVSSQCNNKKYFYY, via the coding sequence ATGAGTAATATTTGTGAAGTGTCCCATATTTCTTTTGGTTATTTACCTGATAAAAATATTCTCTCTGATGTTTCATTTGAAATAAAAGGGGGAGAAATAGTTGGGATACTCGGTAAAAACGGCTGTGGTAAATCTACATTGCTTAATATAATTACAGGATTTTTACCGGAGTATTCCGGTAGTTTAATTGTAAAAGGAAAGGATATAAAATGTTATTCAAATAAAGAGCGTGCATGTACTATGTCGTATATTCAGCAGAACAAAATAACAGTGCCGGATTATTATTTTGTCGAAGATTTTATAATTGAAGGAAGAAGACCTTTCAGACCTTTTGGTTTTTACACAAAGGAAGATTACGATCTAAGTGACAAGATACTTGATGAATGTAATCTTCAAGATTATAGAAAGCGTTTTTTAAAAGAACTTTCCGGTGGAGAAGTGCAGCGTTGTGTTTTTGCCAGAGCGATAATGAAACAATCTGATTTTTTTCTATTTGATGAACCGTGTTCTGCAATGGATATTAAATATCAGAAGGAATTTTTCTCAATTGCAAATGATGTAAGGCAAAACTTAAATGCCGCTATTCTTCTAACTATCCATGATATTAATCTTGCTGTTAATTATTGCGACCGATTAATTATATTAAATCATGGAAATATAATTTATGATGGTAATGCTCTATCCGTAACTTCAGATATTATTTCTAAGGCGTTTGATACAAATGTTTCAAGTCAATGCAATAATAAAAAGTACTTTTATTATTAG
- a CDS encoding Rpn family recombination-promoting nuclease/putative transposase gives MVKYNRRYKDSVFVDFFGEDKNAKSNFLSLYNALHGTELDASAELEPLRLEQVMYMAFRNDVAYLIDDKIIALVEHQATVNVNMPLRFLQYAARLYECIQNPRDRYLRRLKKIPMPEFYVFYNGKEDYPESTTLRLSDAFMTMPEKPALEVVVSVTNINYNKGSEILHTCKPLKEYTLFIETVRRHTKLDSENGFRNAIKECIQNDILREYLQRKSREVMNMLIAEYDYDVDIAVQREEALQEGEAKGFSEGISEGSYQKALETAQILKQLGDPIQKIAQATGLTEKGIKQL, from the coding sequence ATGGTAAAGTATAATCGACGATACAAAGATTCGGTCTTTGTCGATTTTTTCGGCGAAGATAAAAACGCTAAGAGCAATTTTCTTTCGCTCTACAACGCATTGCATGGAACAGAACTTGACGCATCGGCGGAACTCGAACCGCTCCGTCTCGAACAGGTGATGTATATGGCTTTCCGCAATGACGTCGCTTATCTCATAGATGACAAAATCATCGCTCTCGTAGAACATCAAGCTACTGTAAATGTCAACATGCCGCTCCGCTTTTTACAGTATGCCGCTCGGCTTTATGAGTGCATACAAAACCCGCGAGACCGTTATCTCAGACGTTTGAAAAAGATTCCGATGCCTGAGTTTTACGTATTCTACAACGGGAAAGAGGATTACCCCGAAAGCACGACGCTCCGTCTTTCCGATGCCTTTATGACGATGCCTGAAAAACCTGCTCTCGAAGTCGTTGTCAGCGTGACGAATATCAATTATAATAAGGGAAGTGAAATCTTACACACGTGCAAACCGCTGAAAGAATACACGCTGTTCATTGAAACCGTGAGGAGACACACGAAGCTCGACAGTGAAAACGGCTTTCGGAACGCGATCAAAGAGTGTATACAAAACGACATCCTGAGGGAATACTTACAGCGAAAAAGCCGGGAGGTGATGAATATGTTAATTGCCGAATATGATTATGATGTGGATATAGCCGTGCAGCGGGAAGAAGCGTTACAAGAAGGCGAAGCGAAAGGTTTTTCAGAAGGCATTTCCGAAGGTTCATATCAAAAAGCGCTTGAAACGGCTCAAATCTTAAAACAGCTAGGCGATCCCATACAAAAGATTGCCCAAGCGACCGGCCTTACCGAAAAAGGAATCAAACAGCTGTAA
- a CDS encoding leucine-rich repeat protein, protein MLFAAALVFTSCSNGSDSGGTPPVTKYKVALDRNIGGNVRVSPALSEDGMAAENTELTFTAEPLQGYDLEKWELDGTEVNGTEKTYTLKVTANAQVFVFFKRNGEPLPALQTVTLTEPEHGIVDTVPIIPVHHKVPYGSEITFKAVPDAGYAVDTWTVLAGSFLLGGTDGSTSATLKITEDVTVTVTFKQVLCKIDFGVDGGNGTLTAKVDGTEISSGDTVEHGKTVVFTAEPAGSSCEVEQWTNNGTPIAAVGTNTTYNHTVTAAANIKVKFKSTYTGPALTLDTRNFTKEKGQNFTYTLVTSGSGSYMATPETAGIITLDTANLNSHGNITVTCSNAGSTRIKVTDTVSGQTALSGTITVKNPPPQYDYFEEGGVRYHIRNKDERKVSVTAYTDSSNYAPYTGTSLTIPKEVTHGGVTYTVTGVERVSTWGTTLQSVTVASDNAYLLAENGVIFNKDKTVLLGYLPGKPDASYIVPASVRKLGKASFSNISALTSVTLPNGLKTIDWLVFYECPNLATLNLPSSLESIGDYSLRSIKVSSMVVPENIKVLNNGSLAFCPELISVELPSTLAQIRWYLLSRNPKLKTVTCKAANPPVITAGQEVFKGTPIAFATLRVPAGSKALYQAAEGWKDFGTIEEF, encoded by the coding sequence TTGCTTTTTGCCGCAGCGCTCGTTTTTACAAGCTGCTCCAACGGCAGCGATTCGGGCGGAACCCCGCCGGTAACAAAGTACAAAGTAGCGCTTGACCGCAATATCGGCGGCAATGTAAGGGTATCGCCCGCACTGAGCGAAGACGGCATGGCAGCCGAAAATACCGAGCTTACCTTTACGGCAGAACCGCTTCAAGGCTATGATCTTGAAAAGTGGGAGCTTGACGGCACAGAAGTAAACGGCACGGAGAAGACCTACACGCTCAAAGTTACGGCAAACGCACAGGTTTTTGTATTCTTTAAAAGAAACGGCGAGCCGCTTCCTGCCCTGCAGACGGTAACGCTTACCGAGCCGGAGCACGGCATCGTAGATACCGTTCCGATAATTCCCGTCCATCACAAAGTGCCCTATGGCAGCGAAATTACCTTTAAGGCAGTACCGGATGCAGGCTATGCGGTAGATACGTGGACGGTTTTGGCGGGCTCATTTTTACTAGGCGGTACCGACGGAAGTACGAGCGCGACGCTTAAAATCACCGAAGACGTTACCGTAACCGTAACCTTTAAGCAGGTACTGTGTAAAATCGATTTCGGCGTGGACGGCGGAAACGGCACGCTTACAGCAAAAGTTGACGGCACGGAAATCAGTTCGGGCGATACGGTCGAACACGGCAAAACCGTCGTCTTTACGGCAGAGCCTGCCGGTTCGAGCTGTGAAGTGGAACAATGGACGAACAACGGAACACCTATCGCCGCAGTGGGAACAAACACAACCTACAACCATACCGTAACGGCAGCGGCAAACATCAAAGTAAAGTTTAAAAGTACCTATACCGGTCCTGCACTCACTCTGGATACGCGGAACTTTACCAAAGAAAAGGGACAAAACTTTACCTACACGCTTGTAACGTCGGGTTCGGGCAGCTACATGGCAACGCCTGAAACGGCGGGCATCATCACGCTCGATACGGCTAACTTGAACAGTCACGGCAATATTACGGTAACGTGCAGCAATGCCGGCTCAACGCGCATAAAGGTAACCGACACGGTAAGCGGACAAACCGCCCTTTCAGGTACCATTACCGTAAAAAACCCACCGCCTCAATATGACTACTTTGAAGAAGGCGGCGTGCGCTACCACATAAGGAACAAAGATGAGCGAAAGGTGAGTGTAACCGCTTATACAGATTCTTCAAACTATGCGCCGTACACGGGAACATCGCTTACCATACCCAAAGAAGTTACCCACGGCGGTGTAACCTACACGGTAACAGGTGTAGAGCGGGTCTCTACCTGGGGAACTACGCTGCAAAGCGTAACGGTCGCATCCGATAACGCCTACCTTTTGGCCGAAAACGGCGTTATCTTTAACAAAGATAAAACCGTACTGTTAGGCTATCTGCCGGGTAAACCGGACGCTTCTTACATCGTTCCTGCAAGCGTAAGAAAATTGGGAAAGGCTTCTTTCAGCAATATTTCCGCACTGACTTCCGTTACGCTGCCAAACGGCTTAAAGACTATTGATTGGCTTGTGTTTTACGAATGCCCCAACCTTGCAACACTTAACTTGCCGTCTTCGCTGGAATCTATCGGCGATTATTCGCTGCGCAGCATAAAAGTGAGTTCGATGGTTGTGCCGGAAAACATAAAAGTTCTTAATAACGGCTCTCTTGCCTTCTGCCCCGAATTGATATCGGTCGAGCTCCCTTCAACGCTTGCCCAAATAAGGTGGTATTTACTTTCGAGAAATCCTAAACTGAAGACGGTAACGTGCAAAGCGGCAAATCCGCCGGTCATTACAGCTGGCCAAGAAGTGTTTAAAGGCACGCCCATCGCATTCGCAACGCTCCGCGTCCCCGCCGGCTCCAAAGCGCTCTACCAAGCCGCAGAAGGCTGGAAAGACTTCGGCACGATTGAGGAGTTTTGA
- a CDS encoding Rpn family recombination-promoting nuclease/putative transposase, with the protein MEYTHKPVEELTFTDDFMFGTVMKNQFICKGVIERLLHIKVGKIEYPSLQKTIAPFYESKGIRLDVYVSDSERVFDIEIQTSIPPFLPKRTRYYQSLMDVDNLLRGQSYAELKESYVIFICTQDPFGKGLPVYEFRNICTADGTLFLDDKSYKVFYNVGAYGKEDEPELSALLKYLCERRATSGFTQHIDALVEKAKRNEKFRSWYMSLNIHEDDLRRESLQLGEKIGFERGVAAGIRKGRKDGLLQGRRDGIAAGAYQAKRETAKILSGMQMSLEAIAKATGLSEAEIKNL; encoded by the coding sequence ATGGAATATACCCACAAACCTGTCGAAGAACTCACCTTTACCGACGACTTTATGTTCGGCACGGTCATGAAAAATCAATTTATATGTAAGGGTGTCATCGAACGGCTTTTGCATATCAAAGTCGGTAAAATCGAATATCCCTCCCTGCAAAAAACAATAGCACCCTTTTACGAAAGCAAGGGCATACGCCTCGACGTTTATGTTTCCGACTCGGAGCGTGTATTTGATATCGAAATACAAACGTCGATCCCGCCTTTTCTTCCCAAACGCACGCGCTATTACCAAAGCCTTATGGATGTCGATAACCTCTTGAGAGGACAAAGCTATGCGGAATTAAAAGAGAGCTACGTCATTTTTATCTGTACGCAGGATCCCTTCGGGAAGGGCTTGCCTGTCTACGAATTCCGCAATATCTGTACCGCCGACGGTACTCTTTTTCTTGATGACAAATCGTATAAAGTATTTTATAATGTGGGTGCCTACGGTAAAGAAGATGAGCCTGAATTGAGCGCTTTGTTGAAGTATCTTTGCGAGAGGCGGGCGACGAGCGGTTTTACGCAGCACATCGATGCGCTTGTCGAAAAAGCGAAACGGAACGAAAAGTTCAGGAGCTGGTATATGTCGTTGAATATTCATGAAGATGACTTACGCAGAGAAAGTTTACAGCTGGGTGAAAAGATCGGTTTTGAGCGGGGCGTTGCTGCAGGAATACGCAAAGGCAGAAAAGACGGACTCTTACAAGGCAGACGCGACGGCATTGCTGCAGGAGCTTATCAAGCAAAGCGAGAGACGGCAAAAATTTTATCGGGTATGCAGATGAGTCTTGAAGCGATAGCAAAAGCGACCGGCCTCTCGGAAGCGGAAATCAAAAATTTATAA
- a CDS encoding TPM domain-containing protein, with protein sequence MKTQTMLKKLKLSNAELDRIAEAVAKAESKTTGEIKIVLAPESAHYAFWELLAAVCASAVVFAFLLPFAGKITDTYGLFAWTERTWMLPGLYGFVCFVSIAAAFRLFNIPALDRIVVPKSVRIASVTRRAFRLFVECGVYDTAERSGILIFISYLERQVRIVSDSGISKKISHDLWRIISDELAAEIKSGNAVNAFIGAIEKCGELLAEYFPVHEENPNELADGLIVLEDAEWY encoded by the coding sequence ATGAAAACGCAGACAATGCTCAAAAAGCTCAAGCTCTCGAATGCCGAATTAGACAGAATAGCGGAAGCGGTTGCAAAAGCCGAATCGAAGACGACAGGTGAAATCAAAATCGTACTCGCTCCGGAAAGCGCGCACTATGCGTTTTGGGAACTGCTTGCCGCCGTATGCGCTTCAGCCGTCGTCTTTGCTTTTCTCTTGCCCTTTGCCGGAAAAATAACCGATACGTACGGTCTCTTTGCGTGGACGGAGCGGACGTGGATGCTGCCGGGCTTGTACGGTTTTGTGTGCTTTGTAAGCATAGCCGCGGCATTCAGACTTTTTAATATACCTGCGCTCGACCGCATCGTTGTGCCGAAAAGCGTTCGAATAGCGAGCGTTACGCGGCGCGCGTTCCGACTCTTCGTCGAATGCGGCGTTTACGATACGGCCGAGCGTTCGGGCATTTTGATTTTCATTTCGTATTTGGAACGGCAAGTGCGCATCGTCTCCGATTCGGGCATTTCAAAAAAAATATCGCACGACCTGTGGCGCATCATTTCCGATGAACTCGCGGCGGAGATAAAATCCGGAAATGCGGTAAACGCTTTTATCGGCGCGATCGAAAAATGCGGAGAACTCCTCGCCGAATACTTTCCCGTACATGAAGAAAATCCGAACGAACTCGCGGACGGCCTTATCGTACTGGAGGACGCGGAATGGTACTGA